One segment of Aquimarina sp. BL5 DNA contains the following:
- a CDS encoding carbon-nitrogen hydrolase family protein translates to MKNQLLTVALAQISPIWLDKNATIEKIKSSIIEAASKKAELIVFGETLLPGYPFWVSLTDGAQFDSKIQKEIHAHYAQNAVVIEHGDLDTICSLAKEHEIAIYLGIIERPLDRGGHSLYASLVYIDQNGEIKSVHRKLQPTYEERLTWAPGDGNGLRVHPLKAFTVGGLNCWENWMPLPRVALYGQGENLHVAVWPGSDYNTKDITRFIARESRSYVISVSSLMRKEDFPSTTPHLDEILKKAPDILGNGGSCIAGPDGEWILEPVLNKEGLLIETLDFNRVLQERQNFDPVGHYSRPDVTQLSVNRERQSTVWFGEE, encoded by the coding sequence ATGAAGAATCAACTACTCACTGTTGCGTTGGCGCAGATATCACCAATATGGTTGGATAAAAATGCTACTATAGAAAAAATAAAAAGTTCAATTATTGAGGCCGCTTCGAAAAAAGCAGAACTTATCGTATTTGGTGAGACATTGTTACCAGGTTACCCATTTTGGGTTTCATTAACAGACGGAGCACAATTTGATAGTAAAATTCAGAAAGAAATTCATGCACACTATGCTCAGAATGCAGTAGTAATAGAACATGGTGATCTGGATACAATCTGTAGTTTAGCAAAAGAGCACGAAATAGCAATTTATTTAGGTATTATAGAACGTCCATTAGATAGAGGAGGTCATAGCTTATATGCCTCATTGGTATATATAGATCAGAATGGAGAAATTAAATCTGTACATCGCAAATTACAGCCAACATATGAGGAACGATTGACTTGGGCACCTGGAGACGGTAACGGGCTTCGCGTTCATCCATTAAAAGCATTTACCGTGGGAGGTTTAAATTGTTGGGAAAACTGGATGCCACTGCCAAGAGTTGCTTTATATGGACAAGGAGAAAATCTGCACGTCGCTGTTTGGCCAGGAAGTGATTATAACACTAAAGATATTACTCGTTTTATCGCTAGAGAATCTAGGTCCTATGTAATTTCCGTTTCGAGTTTAATGCGCAAAGAAGATTTTCCTTCGACAACACCACATTTAGATGAAATTCTAAAAAAAGCCCCAGACATTTTAGGAAATGGAGGTTCATGTATTGCGGGACCTGATGGAGAATGGATTCTAGAACCTGTTCTTAATAAAGAAGGATTATTAATAGAAACCTTAGATTTTAATCGCGTATTACAGGAGCGCCAGAATTTTGATCCCGTTGGACACTATTCTAGACCTGATGTTACACAACTGAGTGTGAATAGAGAACGACAAAGTACTGTTTGGTTTGGTGAAGAATAG
- a CDS encoding glycerophosphodiester phosphodiesterase family protein: MKIFGHRGAAGLVAENTLESIAEALKYNVDGIEIDVHKCKSGELIVIHDETLQRTTNGKGKISEFTLQELKRYKTGEGYSIPTLDEVLDVVNAKCTLNIELKGIGTAIPVIELLEKRIKDSKWDYDHFILSSFDHSQLFQIKLKTSAFKLGVLTEKNIPSILNVAETLEAFSVHPPIYSLQKEEVTLAKNKGYKVYTWTVNDTAKIASSKTWKIDGIITDFPNFA; the protein is encoded by the coding sequence ATGAAAATATTTGGACATCGTGGAGCAGCTGGATTGGTTGCCGAAAACACATTAGAATCTATAGCAGAAGCTTTGAAGTATAATGTAGACGGAATAGAAATAGACGTTCATAAATGTAAATCGGGAGAACTAATAGTTATCCATGATGAAACATTACAAAGAACAACCAATGGTAAAGGAAAGATTTCAGAATTCACTTTACAGGAGCTCAAAAGATATAAAACTGGAGAAGGATATAGCATTCCCACTCTTGATGAAGTATTAGATGTAGTGAATGCTAAATGTACTCTTAATATAGAATTAAAAGGAATAGGTACGGCTATTCCTGTTATAGAGCTTTTAGAAAAAAGAATCAAAGATTCTAAATGGGATTATGATCATTTCATCTTATCTAGTTTTGATCATTCTCAGTTATTTCAAATAAAACTTAAAACTTCGGCATTTAAATTAGGGGTACTAACAGAAAAAAACATCCCATCCATACTAAATGTAGCCGAAACCTTAGAAGCATTTTCTGTACATCCACCGATATATTCTTTACAAAAAGAAGAAGTCACTTTGGCAAAAAACAAAGGGTATAAAGTATATACTTGGACTGTAAATGATACCGCTAAGATAGCATCATCAAAAACCTGGAAGATTGATGGTATCATAACAGATTTCCCTAATTTTGCTTAA
- a CDS encoding pseudouridine synthase — protein MSRGDNSNRGKGSGRQGGNPKKKSYTRGNAPVKKANNSPKKISNSDEIRLNKFVANSGVCSRRDADLYIKTGSVWVNGKPITEMGYKVKLTDEVKFDGRLITPEKKEYVLLNKPKGFVTSTSPEKTRTVMDLVSNASKNRLKPVGRLERNTTGLLLFTNDVDLEKKLTHHKTGVRKIFHVELDRNLKFEDFQKIEKGIKLEEGFIQVDEISYIEGAAKSEIGIQLMSSKNGIVTKLFEHLNYGVVKLDRVIFAGLTKKDLPRGHWRILTEQEVINLRMM, from the coding sequence ATGAGTCGTGGAGACAATTCCAATAGAGGAAAAGGAAGTGGAAGACAAGGAGGAAATCCAAAAAAGAAATCATATACTAGAGGTAATGCTCCTGTAAAAAAAGCAAATAACTCACCAAAGAAGATTTCGAATTCTGATGAAATTCGATTAAATAAATTTGTGGCTAATTCTGGTGTTTGCTCCAGAAGAGATGCAGATCTGTATATTAAGACAGGTAGTGTTTGGGTAAATGGAAAGCCTATTACCGAAATGGGTTATAAAGTGAAGCTTACTGATGAGGTTAAATTCGATGGAAGACTTATAACTCCAGAGAAAAAAGAATATGTATTGCTTAATAAGCCTAAAGGTTTTGTGACCTCTACGAGTCCAGAGAAAACAAGAACAGTAATGGATTTAGTATCCAATGCTTCTAAAAATAGATTAAAACCAGTTGGTAGATTAGAACGTAATACAACGGGATTACTTTTGTTTACCAATGATGTGGATTTAGAAAAAAAATTGACACATCATAAGACAGGAGTTCGTAAAATCTTTCATGTAGAGTTGGATCGCAATCTTAAGTTCGAAGATTTTCAGAAAATAGAAAAAGGGATCAAATTAGAGGAAGGTTTTATTCAGGTAGATGAGATTTCTTATATAGAAGGAGCTGCTAAAAGTGAAATAGGAATTCAATTGATGTCTTCAAAAAATGGAATTGTAACAAAACTTTTTGAACACCTTAATTATGGTGTAGTGAAATTAGACAGAGTTATTTTTGCAGGACTGACCAAGAAAGATCTTCCTAGAGGTCATTGGAGAATACTTACTGAACAAGAAGTGATTAACTTGAGGATGATGTAA
- a CDS encoding diphosphomevalonate/mevalonate 3,5-bisphosphate decarboxylase family protein, with the protein MGDYSQFISKISSVKLDKGSISCSSPSNIALVKYWGKRPVQLPENPSISFTLDVCKTETTLQYEKLEKASENFQFELFFEGKPKPDFKPKIQSFFKRILDYVPFLKDYKFIIETSNTFPHSSGIASSASGMSALAYCLMQLDKQINPEMTDEEYIQKTSFLSRLGSGSASRSIEGPITVWGKHKEVSESSDAYAIKFPYDIHPNFANYQDTILLVDKGEKQVSSSVGHDLMHGHPFSSERFIQANKNIIRLKDILMSGDLDAFVEVVESEALTLHAMMMTSLPYFILMKPNTLSVINKIWEYRKQTGSKICFTLDAGANVHVLYPDSEKNKVMDFIKSELVVYCQKGQYICDKIGLGAKLL; encoded by the coding sequence ATGGGCGATTATAGCCAATTTATTTCTAAAATATCTTCAGTAAAACTAGATAAAGGATCTATTTCCTGTTCATCACCTAGTAATATTGCTTTAGTTAAGTATTGGGGAAAACGACCAGTACAATTACCAGAGAATCCTTCGATAAGTTTTACCCTAGATGTTTGTAAAACGGAGACAACATTACAGTATGAAAAGTTAGAGAAAGCTTCTGAAAATTTTCAGTTTGAATTGTTTTTTGAAGGTAAACCGAAACCAGATTTCAAGCCGAAAATCCAAAGTTTTTTTAAAAGAATTTTGGACTATGTTCCATTTCTGAAGGATTATAAGTTTATAATAGAGACAAGTAATACATTTCCACATAGTAGTGGTATCGCATCTTCTGCAAGTGGTATGAGCGCTTTAGCATATTGTTTAATGCAATTAGATAAACAAATAAATCCGGAAATGACTGATGAGGAATATATACAAAAAACCTCTTTTTTATCTAGATTAGGATCGGGAAGTGCCAGTAGAAGTATAGAAGGTCCTATAACAGTATGGGGTAAGCATAAAGAAGTTTCAGAAAGTAGCGATGCTTACGCAATTAAATTTCCATATGATATTCATCCAAACTTTGCGAATTATCAAGATACCATTCTTCTTGTGGATAAAGGAGAGAAACAAGTAAGTAGTTCTGTTGGTCATGATTTAATGCACGGACATCCATTTTCATCAGAGCGATTTATACAGGCAAATAAAAATATCATAAGACTAAAAGATATTTTGATGTCAGGAGATTTAGACGCGTTTGTTGAAGTGGTTGAAAGTGAGGCATTAACACTACATGCAATGATGATGACTTCGCTACCTTATTTCATATTAATGAAACCGAATACATTGTCCGTAATCAATAAGATTTGGGAATATAGAAAACAAACAGGGTCTAAGATTTGTTTTACTCTAGACGCGGGAGCGAATGTACACGTATTGTATCCAGATTCTGAGAAAAACAAAGTGATGGATTTCATTAAGAGTGAGTTAGTTGTATATTGTCAGAAAGGACAGTATATTTGCGACAAAATAGGATTAGGTGCTAAATTGTTGTAA
- a CDS encoding TetR/AcrR family transcriptional regulator, with the protein MNKKSIVLQTTLELITKQGIQATSLSQIIKESGVANGTVYHHFKNKEEIITELYLMLTQDFGTVVMRNIPEDDIKKQFSIMWLNLFHYFVNNPLAFVFSEQIARSPEIPQSLKDQARQYYGEIENYFKTGIRQKVFKSYNSMVMEELFFGNVVSIVKIHENEKVKLLDKHINQAIEISWKGFLRD; encoded by the coding sequence ATGAACAAAAAGTCAATCGTCTTACAGACAACTTTAGAATTAATTACAAAACAAGGAATACAGGCAACTTCTCTTTCACAAATTATTAAAGAATCCGGCGTTGCTAATGGGACCGTATATCATCATTTTAAGAATAAAGAAGAAATTATAACGGAACTTTATTTAATGCTTACTCAAGATTTTGGAACTGTGGTTATGCGTAACATCCCAGAGGATGATATTAAGAAGCAATTTTCAATCATGTGGCTTAATCTGTTCCACTATTTCGTGAATAACCCTCTTGCTTTTGTATTTTCTGAACAAATAGCAAGATCACCAGAGATTCCTCAATCCTTAAAAGATCAAGCAAGACAATATTATGGTGAAATCGAGAATTATTTCAAAACAGGTATTCGTCAAAAAGTATTCAAATCATACAATTCTATGGTCATGGAAGAATTATTTTTTGGAAATGTGGTATCTATTGTGAAAATTCACGAAAATGAAAAAGTAAAACTGCTTGATAAACACATCAATCAAGCTATTGAAATCTCCTGGAAGGGATTCTTAAGAGATTGA
- a CDS encoding Lrp/AsnC family transcriptional regulator, which yields MIKDELDSKILLFLKNNSRASYAQIGRQIGLSASAVGERIQRLENTGVIKEYATLIDTKKIGFSVSAYILMSLESKNFHNFISIIDRFEEVEHCSRVTGENCLIMKIIVRDSEHLQEVIDKLAEHGNPSTQVILSDIITNGKKIINGQ from the coding sequence GTGATAAAAGATGAATTAGATAGTAAAATACTTCTGTTTTTGAAAAATAATTCGAGAGCTTCATATGCTCAGATCGGACGGCAGATTGGATTATCTGCCTCTGCTGTCGGTGAACGAATACAGCGATTAGAAAATACAGGAGTTATTAAAGAGTATGCTACACTAATAGATACCAAAAAAATAGGCTTTTCTGTATCTGCATATATTCTGATGAGTTTAGAGAGCAAAAATTTTCACAATTTTATAAGTATTATTGATCGCTTTGAGGAGGTGGAACATTGTAGCAGGGTTACTGGAGAAAATTGCTTGATTATGAAGATTATAGTAAGAGATAGTGAACATTTGCAGGAGGTGATTGATAAATTAGCAGAACACGGTAATCCATCAACACAAGTAATTCTTTCGGATATCATAACTAATGGTAAGAAAATAATTAATGGTCAGTAA
- a CDS encoding DUF1697 domain-containing protein, giving the protein MNTYIALLRGINVGGHKKMKMADLKEMLESLGFSAVVTYIQSGNIVFRDASEDIEVLEVKIQTAIKKRFGFDVPVLIITHDTLNEILQKNPYVKRLESGQIDDKKMYFMLLCNQPNSLATAELSKVSFDPEEFIITKNVIYLFAANGYGKTKLHNNFFEKKLNCQTTTRNLRTLSKLLELSFLKK; this is encoded by the coding sequence ATGAATACATATATTGCTTTACTTCGTGGGATCAATGTTGGTGGTCATAAAAAGATGAAAATGGCCGATCTTAAAGAGATGCTGGAAAGCTTAGGATTTAGTGCTGTAGTAACATACATCCAAAGTGGAAATATTGTTTTTAGGGATGCTTCAGAAGATATAGAAGTTTTAGAGGTCAAAATTCAAACTGCAATCAAGAAACGTTTTGGTTTTGATGTACCAGTATTAATAATTACTCACGATACGCTAAATGAAATTCTTCAGAAAAACCCTTATGTGAAAAGACTGGAAAGTGGCCAGATTGATGATAAAAAAATGTACTTCATGCTTTTATGTAATCAGCCCAATTCTCTTGCGACAGCAGAACTTTCTAAGGTATCTTTTGACCCTGAAGAATTCATAATTACTAAAAATGTAATTTACTTATTTGCTGCTAATGGGTATGGGAAAACAAAACTTCATAACAACTTTTTTGAAAAAAAATTAAATTGTCAAACAACCACTAGAAATCTCAGGACATTGAGTAAGTTATTGGAATTAAGTTTTTTAAAAAAATAA
- a CDS encoding geranylgeranylglycerol-phosphate geranylgeranyltransferase, whose product MLSRKNKLILLKLLSLFSIVRGYNILIIVLAQYLTSVFILAPHIPLRNVLFDTNLFVIVLASAGVIAAGYIINNFYDREKDLINRPQKTMLDRLVSQRTKLTGYFVLNFLSVILASYVSFRAVMFFSLYVFGIWFYSHKLKKMPFLGNFVASTLSITPFFAVFIYYKNFDEVVFVHATFLFLMLVMREMVKDLGNLRGDVAQNYKTIPIIYGETTSKRLISLLVFASCIPIYLLLTRYEIGFMHLYFYICLGLLFLFLIALWKSFERTHYVWLHNILKLIIVSGVFSIILIDVNMILDRIF is encoded by the coding sequence ATGCTTTCCAGAAAAAATAAACTCATTCTTCTAAAGTTATTGAGTTTGTTTTCTATTGTTAGAGGGTATAACATTCTTATTATTGTCTTGGCACAATACCTTACTTCTGTATTTATTCTGGCTCCTCATATACCCTTGAGAAATGTTCTTTTTGATACTAATTTGTTTGTTATTGTTTTAGCATCTGCCGGAGTAATTGCTGCTGGGTACATTATTAATAACTTTTACGACCGAGAAAAAGATCTCATAAATAGACCTCAGAAAACTATGCTGGATCGTTTGGTAAGTCAACGCACCAAATTAACCGGGTATTTTGTGCTTAACTTTCTTTCTGTAATACTTGCTAGTTATGTTTCATTTAGGGCAGTTATGTTTTTCTCCTTATATGTTTTCGGGATATGGTTCTATTCCCATAAACTAAAAAAAATGCCTTTTCTAGGGAATTTTGTTGCTTCAACATTATCTATAACACCTTTTTTTGCAGTATTTATCTATTATAAGAATTTTGATGAAGTTGTTTTTGTCCACGCTACCTTTTTATTCTTAATGTTGGTGATGAGAGAAATGGTTAAAGATCTTGGAAACCTTAGAGGAGATGTAGCACAGAACTATAAAACTATTCCTATTATATACGGAGAAACGACTTCTAAAAGATTAATTAGTTTACTTGTATTTGCTTCTTGCATTCCTATTTATCTGCTATTAACAAGGTATGAAATAGGTTTTATGCACCTTTATTTCTATATATGCTTAGGACTATTGTTTTTATTTCTGATTGCTTTATGGAAGTCATTCGAAAGAACGCACTATGTTTGGTTACATAATATTCTGAAACTGATTATTGTATCAGGTGTGTTTAGTATCATATTAATTGATGTTAATATGATTTTAGATAGGATATTTTGA
- a CDS encoding mevalonate kinase: MKGPLFYSKILLFGEYGIIKDSKGLSIPYNFFKGALKLTDNPDEQAIKSNESLRNFTSYLEKIQDEGVVKFDLQRLKEDVGSGMYFDSSIPQGYGVGSSGALVAAIYDKYADDKITVLENLTRDKLLKLKEIFGLMESFFHGSSSGLDPLNSYLSLPILINSKDNIEPAGIPSQSLDNKKGAVFLLDSGIVGETAPMVSIFMENMKQEGFRTMLKNQFVKHTDACVDDFLQGDIKSLFSNIKQLSNVVLDNFKPMIPKQFHALWKNGIETNDYYLKLCGSGGGGYILGFTQDLDKAQSALKDYKLEVVYNF, translated from the coding sequence ATGAAGGGACCACTATTTTACTCGAAAATACTTTTATTTGGCGAATACGGAATAATCAAAGATTCTAAAGGACTTTCTATTCCCTATAATTTCTTCAAAGGAGCTTTAAAGCTTACTGATAATCCAGACGAACAAGCTATTAAGTCCAACGAAAGTTTACGTAATTTTACAAGCTACTTAGAGAAAATTCAGGATGAAGGTGTTGTGAAATTCGATTTACAAAGATTGAAAGAAGATGTTGGATCAGGAATGTATTTCGATAGTAGTATTCCTCAAGGATATGGAGTAGGTAGTAGTGGAGCGTTGGTGGCCGCAATTTATGATAAATATGCGGATGATAAAATTACGGTTTTAGAAAATCTTACTCGTGATAAATTACTGAAACTTAAAGAGATTTTTGGGTTAATGGAGTCATTTTTCCATGGTAGTAGCTCAGGTTTAGATCCTTTAAATAGTTATTTAAGCCTTCCAATCCTTATCAATTCTAAAGATAATATAGAACCAGCAGGAATTCCTTCACAAAGTCTTGATAATAAAAAAGGAGCTGTATTTTTATTGGATAGCGGAATCGTTGGAGAAACTGCTCCTATGGTCAGTATCTTTATGGAAAACATGAAACAAGAAGGTTTTCGTACAATGCTTAAAAATCAGTTTGTAAAACATACGGATGCGTGTGTTGATGATTTTCTTCAAGGAGATATAAAATCGTTATTCTCGAACATCAAACAATTATCTAATGTCGTTTTAGATAATTTTAAGCCTATGATTCCTAAACAATTCCATGCATTGTGGAAAAATGGAATAGAAACTAATGACTACTATCTTAAACTATGTGGTTCTGGTGGCGGAGGTTATATTCTAGGATTTACTCAAGACTTAGATAAAGCTCAATCTGCTCTTAAAGATTATAAATTAGAAGTGGTTTACAACTTTTAA
- a CDS encoding LytTR family DNA-binding domain-containing protein — protein MKIKTVIIEDEITALQHLQKILSQVSFDFDVIKVLSSVKTATEWFQNNQKPDLIFMDIQLSDGISFQILENVIIDTSIIFTTAYDQYAIKAFKTTGIDYLLKPITKEDVNISVSKFVEKFAIDNDSSFLKNIDLINQLKTKEHYKKRFLLKDGKKYTPVNIEQIAYFYRDESVFVKLKNGDSYIIDESLEQLQKELNPNHFIRLHRKLLTNISAIKSLKNYKPGRFVVELEPTYEDGIYLSQERSRWLRNFYS, from the coding sequence ATGAAAATAAAAACGGTTATCATAGAAGATGAAATCACCGCCTTACAGCATTTACAAAAGATTCTCAGTCAGGTCTCTTTCGATTTTGATGTAATCAAAGTTTTAAGTTCGGTTAAAACGGCGACAGAATGGTTTCAAAATAATCAAAAACCTGATCTAATCTTTATGGATATTCAGCTTTCTGATGGTATTTCTTTTCAGATCTTAGAAAATGTAATTATTGACACCTCAATTATTTTTACAACAGCCTATGATCAGTATGCCATTAAAGCTTTTAAAACCACTGGTATTGATTATTTACTAAAACCTATTACTAAAGAGGATGTAAATATATCTGTATCCAAATTTGTAGAAAAATTTGCTATAGATAATGACTCTTCATTCCTGAAAAACATAGATCTTATAAATCAACTTAAAACAAAAGAGCATTACAAGAAACGATTCTTATTAAAAGACGGCAAGAAATATACACCGGTAAATATTGAGCAGATTGCATACTTCTATAGAGATGAATCCGTATTTGTAAAACTAAAAAATGGTGATTCTTATATAATAGACGAATCTTTAGAACAACTACAAAAAGAGTTAAACCCAAATCATTTTATACGATTACACAGAAAATTACTTACTAACATTAGTGCTATTAAATCCTTGAAAAACTATAAACCAGGGCGCTTTGTTGTCGAACTCGAACCTACATATGAGGATGGTATATATTTAAGTCAAGAACGCTCAAGATGGTTGCGGAATTTTTATAGTTAA
- a CDS encoding NAD(P)/FAD-dependent oxidoreductase: MQYDLLIIGGGAAGFFTAINVAEKDPSLKIAILERGKEVLSKVRISGGGRCNVTHAEFIPDDLSKNYPRGEKELKGPFHTFMTGDTMEWFDHRGVELKIEDDGRIFPVSDSSQTIIDCFLSETKRLGIQVLTNHSVKDFYQEKGIWKVITSQGNFETVKLMIATGSNPKIWTKLNSLDHQTIDAVPSLFTFNIKDNRIKGLPGIATDASVQVKNSKLASDGPLLITHWGMSGPAILKLSAWGAIELNSYQYNFEIIVNWIQDYSPEEVLNELKILKNKNPKQQVSKYAQFELPKRLWQSLVTASGIESTTRWADTNKSQLSKLSEELTKGVFKVNGKSTFKEEFVTAGGIDLKEINFKTFESKKHKNLYFAGEVLNIDAITGGFNFQNAWTGGYIAAQAITSK; this comes from the coding sequence ATGCAGTATGATCTCTTAATAATTGGTGGTGGAGCAGCTGGATTTTTTACTGCGATTAATGTGGCAGAAAAAGATCCAAGTCTGAAAATAGCTATTCTCGAAAGAGGAAAAGAAGTGCTATCCAAAGTCCGGATTTCTGGAGGAGGCCGATGCAATGTAACACATGCAGAGTTTATTCCTGATGATTTAAGTAAGAATTACCCAAGAGGAGAGAAAGAACTAAAAGGACCTTTTCATACTTTTATGACAGGGGATACTATGGAATGGTTCGATCATCGTGGTGTGGAATTGAAAATAGAGGATGATGGTAGAATCTTTCCGGTTTCTGATTCATCACAGACGATTATAGATTGTTTTTTATCAGAAACCAAACGATTAGGCATCCAGGTTCTGACGAATCATTCAGTGAAAGATTTTTATCAAGAAAAAGGAATCTGGAAAGTAATTACAAGTCAAGGTAATTTTGAAACTGTAAAGCTGATGATCGCTACAGGAAGTAATCCTAAAATATGGACAAAACTTAATTCCTTGGATCATCAAACTATCGATGCCGTTCCGTCGTTGTTTACTTTTAATATAAAAGATAATAGAATTAAAGGTTTGCCAGGAATAGCAACGGATGCTTCCGTTCAAGTAAAGAATTCTAAATTAGCCAGTGATGGTCCGTTGCTTATTACTCATTGGGGAATGAGTGGTCCAGCGATTCTTAAACTATCAGCTTGGGGAGCAATAGAATTGAATTCCTATCAATATAATTTTGAAATCATTGTTAATTGGATACAGGATTATTCTCCAGAAGAAGTATTAAATGAACTTAAAATTCTGAAAAATAAAAATCCAAAACAGCAAGTGTCTAAATACGCCCAGTTTGAGCTGCCTAAAAGACTTTGGCAAAGTTTAGTGACAGCTTCTGGTATTGAGAGTACAACTCGATGGGCGGATACCAATAAATCTCAACTGAGCAAACTTTCAGAAGAACTAACCAAAGGTGTTTTTAAGGTAAATGGGAAAAGTACGTTTAAGGAAGAATTCGTTACGGCAGGAGGAATTGATCTAAAAGAGATTAATTTTAAAACTTTTGAAAGTAAGAAACATAAGAATTTATATTTTGCTGGAGAGGTCTTAAATATAGACGCTATAACGGGAGGGTTTAATTTCCAGAATGCCTGGACAGGTGGTTATATTGCAGCTCAGGCTATTACATCAAAATAA
- a CDS encoding LysE family translocator: MFGIINFEAFVLAGILLNLTPGADTMYILGRSISQGKKSGVLSALGISTGALIHCLFAALGLSILLAKSAIAFNIIKYAGAIYLLYLGIQLLRSKSQNNLEIEERKTYRINYRKVYLSGILTNVLNPKVALFFLAFLPQFINPDFAENYTPFLILGLTFVTTGTLWCLFLSFFAAKLSNSIRRNYKIKLWLDKFTGSVFIILGIKLAFTKQ, translated from the coding sequence ATGTTTGGAATCATAAATTTTGAAGCTTTTGTGCTTGCAGGAATTCTGCTAAACCTGACTCCAGGGGCAGACACAATGTATATCTTAGGAAGAAGTATTTCTCAAGGAAAAAAATCAGGGGTTTTATCCGCATTAGGTATATCAACCGGTGCCTTAATCCATTGTTTATTTGCCGCCTTGGGGTTATCTATTTTATTGGCAAAATCCGCAATAGCATTTAATATTATAAAATATGCTGGGGCTATATATTTATTATATTTAGGTATCCAACTTTTGCGATCTAAAAGCCAAAATAATCTCGAAATAGAAGAGCGTAAAACGTATAGAATAAATTATAGAAAAGTTTATTTATCGGGAATATTAACTAATGTATTGAATCCAAAAGTAGCATTATTTTTTCTTGCTTTTTTACCTCAATTTATAAATCCCGACTTTGCAGAAAATTATACTCCTTTCCTTATATTAGGTTTAACATTCGTAACTACCGGAACCCTTTGGTGTTTATTTCTTTCCTTTTTTGCAGCAAAATTATCTAACAGTATAAGACGTAATTACAAAATAAAACTATGGTTAGATAAATTCACGGGTAGTGTATTTATCATTTTAGGAATCAAATTAGCTTTTACAAAGCAGTAA
- a CDS encoding TspO/MBR family protein → MKKKLLRIGIAVLLCVLIGFLSSIATQTSISTWYVALEKPTFTPPNWLFAPVWTILYILMGIAAGIVWSKGFYHKWVKTALYHFGFQLLLNAAWSIFFFGMRNPLIALVDIIALFILLLFTIKWFKVVNSTAAYLLIPYLIWVAFATALNFSIWQLN, encoded by the coding sequence ATGAAAAAAAAGTTACTGCGTATCGGTATTGCCGTTTTATTATGCGTGCTAATAGGTTTTTTGAGTAGTATTGCTACCCAAACATCCATTAGCACTTGGTATGTAGCTTTAGAAAAGCCAACTTTTACCCCTCCTAATTGGCTTTTTGCTCCTGTATGGACAATCCTTTATATTTTGATGGGAATTGCAGCAGGAATTGTTTGGAGTAAAGGTTTTTATCATAAATGGGTAAAAACTGCGTTATATCATTTTGGGTTTCAACTTTTACTCAATGCTGCGTGGTCCATTTTTTTCTTTGGAATGCGTAATCCATTGATTGCACTTGTGGATATAATTGCCCTGTTTATCCTATTATTGTTTACAATCAAGTGGTTCAAAGTTGTAAACTCTACTGCCGCTTACCTACTTATCCCTTACTTGATTTGGGTTGCTTTTGCGACTGCATTAAATTTTAGTATATGGCAACTTAACTAA